From the Chloroflexus aurantiacus J-10-fl genome, one window contains:
- a CDS encoding DUF2237 family protein, with protein MSTNGREPAAARNVLGGPLVLCSQQPLTGFFRTGCCDTGPHDAGLHVVCAQVTVEFLHFSRARGNDLITPRPEYRFPGLKPGDRWCLCALRWLEAYEAGVAPPVILAATHEAALTVIPRAVLLAHALDVQEDAGTV; from the coding sequence ATGTCAACAAATGGCAGGGAACCAGCAGCGGCTCGAAATGTGTTGGGTGGCCCGCTGGTACTGTGCAGTCAGCAACCGCTGACCGGTTTTTTCCGGACAGGCTGTTGTGACACCGGCCCGCACGACGCCGGTTTGCACGTCGTCTGTGCGCAGGTCACGGTGGAGTTTTTGCATTTTAGCCGTGCCCGTGGCAATGACCTGATCACGCCCCGACCCGAATATCGCTTTCCAGGGCTGAAGCCGGGTGATCGCTGGTGTCTCTGCGCGCTGCGCTGGCTGGAAGCCTATGAGGCCGGCGTTGCGCCGCCTGTGATCCTCGCGGCAACTCACGAAGCTGCGCTGACGGTGATTCCACGCGCAGTGCTGCTGGCACATGCGTTGGATGTGCAGGAAGACGCGGGCACGGTGTAG